The Montipora foliosa isolate CH-2021 chromosome 14, ASM3666993v2, whole genome shotgun sequence genome window below encodes:
- the LOC137984868 gene encoding melanocortin receptor 5-like translates to MANDSHHQNRTVTPNFVPISSSECIAWLTVLNIEAVSIVTMNTLAIIIFLKERSLRKGSMYLVISLAVADMFVANSLIVKLLVLGKDCSLWRFEISNVFSSLVHYFPAASVISLVAISLERMHATFRPFKHRLIEKRMFGVAATGVWFTAALYTAINFFYPLIFAMIGILLIIPLSYSSIVIKIYCGTHPQHQCAINRERKLTKTLFIVTIVSVILLLPIGILKICFYVASSELLETISHQTRFHLTYSLYFLFYANSLINPLLYAFKMPQFKRALFSLFRCRSRSEPVQVFPLNDMKVVRFRSGN, encoded by the coding sequence ATGGCCAATGATTCTCATCACCAAAACAGAACAGTGACTCCAAATTTCGTGCCCATTTCTTCATCCGAGTGCATTGCCTGGCTGACAGtacttaacatcgaagctgttTCTATCGTGACCATGAATACCCTTGCAATCATTATTTTCCTAAAAGAGCGAAGCCTTCGCAAGGGTAGcatgtacctggtgatcagcctggcggttgcagacatgtttgttgCAAACAGCTTGATCGTTAAGCTTTTGGTATTGGGTAAGGATTGTTCCCTTTGGAGATTTGAGATCTCAAacgttttttcaagtttggtgCACTACTTTCCAGCAGCCTCTGTAATAAGCCTTGTTGCTATTTCGTTGGAGCGGATGCACGCAacttttcgtccattcaagcatcgcctcatCGAAAAAAGGATGTTTGGAGTAGCTGCTacgggtgtttggtttacagctgcgCTGTATACAGCCATCAATTTTTTCTATCCCCTGATATTCGCCATGATTGGTATTCTTTTAATTATCCCTCTTTCTTACTCGTCCATCGTTATTAAAATTTACTGTGGAACTCATCCTCAACATCAATGTGCCATcaatagagaaagaaaactgaccaagacactgttcattgtaacaattgtatcggTAATACTACTGCTGCCCATTGGAATtctcaaaatttgtttttacgtaGCTTCAAGCGAATTGTTAGAAACCATTTCTCATCAAACAAGGTTCCATTTAACGTATTCtctatatttcttattttacgcaaactctctcataaatccattgttatatgcatttaaaatgccacagttcaaaagagctctgttttcattatttcgttgtagatctcgctcggagccagttCAGGTTTTTCCTCTTAATGACATGAAAGTTGTTAGATTTCGCTCAggtaactga
- the LOC137984539 gene encoding uncharacterized protein — translation MFFVGFWMNVKFAFQSKEKWFNLYALRNLVKLQLTSNIFNIARPSNPYHGALCFSRSNREGWKVCIAIHLLLVIPWPYFGYTLNPGNFLWTIKNPVFCRLFIVVEDLISIFCSVSAVVIFGTNPKIQELGQERIRKMAFCASWCWISVGLGAMFVNSFREIVPLLKHGNCPSHPFIILCGRKEIKYLFTTFAMLSFVLFVGMQRRKSLRFPECGNHKSITNSSLKWLCISHNFCTSCVLAFVFLYIPVYIFGEPFLSAVTYNLGRHYFDVTTLALSVSLPAFWANIHASSDSSVVE, via the exons ATGTTTTTTGTTGGTTTCTGGATGAACGTGAAGTTTGCGTTTCAAAGCAAGGAAAAGTGGTTCAACCTCTATGCTTTGAGAAATCTGGTTAAACTTCAGTTGACTTCAAATATATTTAACATTGCCAGACCTTCCAACCCCTATCACGG TGCTCTTTGTT TCTCACGGTCAAACCGTGAGGGTTGGAAGGTCTGCATTGCTATTCATCTTTTGCTAGTGATTCCTTGGCCTTACTTTGGATACACATTAAATCCAGGGAATTTCTTATGGACCATTAAGAATCCTGTCTTTTGCAGATTATTCATTGTGGTGGAAGACTTGATTTCGATATTCTGCTCGGTCAGTGCAGTTGTTATTTTTGGGACAAATCCAAAGATACAAGAATTAGGACAGGAAAGGATTCGGAAGATGGCTTTTTGTGCAAGCTGGTGCTGGATAAGTGTTGGCTTGGgcgcaatgtttgtaaacagtttCAGAGAAATCGTTCCTCTGTTGAAACATGGAAACTGCCCTTCGCATCCTTTCATAATTCTTTGTGGTCGGAAAGAGAtaaaatatctgtttacaaCCTTTGCAATGttatcatttgttttgtttgttggtATGCAACGCAGAAAAAGTCTGCGTTTTCCCGAGTGTGGGAATCATAAGAGCATAACGAATTCCTCCCTTAAATGGTTATGCATATCACATAACTTTTGCACCAGCTGTGTGCTggcatttgtttttttgtacatACCAGTCTATATCTTCGGAGAGCCATTCTTAAGTGCTGTGACCTATAACTTAGGAAGACACTATTTTGATGTCACAACTCTAGCATTGAGTGTTAGTTTGCCAGCCTTCTGGGCAAATATTCATGCTAGCAGTGACAGCAGTGTGGTTGAATGA